One Helicoverpa armigera isolate CAAS_96S chromosome 12, ASM3070526v1, whole genome shotgun sequence DNA window includes the following coding sequences:
- the LOC110373722 gene encoding uncharacterized protein LOC110373722 isoform X4: MLFSPIAVEAMKCKEENCEVGVVLEHNSLIVLSVDKTIVCLCGRDRNNPFERGKLRKREEHSASVHPAEVLQAAPATQPEPLAFRQQPLWQFPPPLPPPYVYPHDQDNLMQPHGNERASFRSLRKNIGGRWKRLVKKKPEQEVYTIPPELKPQLKQIYVY, from the exons ATGCTCTTCTCTCCTATCGCCGTCGAGGCGATGAAGTGCAAAGAGGAAAACTGCGAAGTCGGCGTGGTGCTAGAACACAACTCCTTGATCGTGTTGTCCGTTGACAAGACCATCGTCTGCCTATGCGGAAGGGATAGGAACAATCCCTTCGAGCGCGG CAAGCTGCGCAAGCGAGAGGAGCATTCGGCTTCGGTGCACCCAGCTGAAGTTCTCCAGGCTGCACCTGCGACTCAGCCGGAGCCGCTCGCCTTCCGCCAGCAGCCGCTGTGGCAGTTCCCGCCGCCGCTGCCCCCGCCTTACGTCTATCCTCACGATCAG gACAATCTAATGCAGCCGCACGGCAACGAGCGTGCGAGTTTCCGCAGTCTTCGCAAGAACATCGGTGGTCGTTGGAAGCGACTAGTGAAAAAGAAGCCTGAACAGGAAGTTTACACGATCCCGCCTGAGCTCAAGCCACAGCTCAAACAAATATACGTGTACTAA